A stretch of the Capra hircus breed San Clemente chromosome 10, ASM170441v1, whole genome shotgun sequence genome encodes the following:
- the LOC102188598 gene encoding olfactory receptor 4F3/4F16/4F29-like: protein MYGTNQSMVSEFVFLGLTNSWEIQLLLFVFSSSFYIASTMGNLLILLTVIADPHLHSSMYFLLANLSFIDLGFSTIFSPKMIYDLFRKHKVISFSGCITQIFFIHITGGVEVVLLIAMAFDRYVAICKPLHYLTIMSPRMCVFFIVAAWMIGLIHSMVQLACVVNLPFCGPNVLDSFYCDLPQLIKLACIDTYQLEFMVTANSGFISVGSFFILIISYIIIILTVQKQSSVGSSKALSTLSAHITVVVLFFGPLIFFYIWPFSSTHLDKFLAIFDAVLTPFLNPVIYTFRNHEMRVAMRRVCKQLVNYRRSLK, encoded by the coding sequence ATGTATGGAACAAATCAGTCTATGGTGTCAGAGTTTGTGTTCCTGGGACTCACCAATTCCTGGGAGATTCAACTTCTCCTCTTTGTGTTCTCCTCTAGTTTTTACATAGCAAGCACAATGGGAAACTTGCTCATTCTGCTCACCGTTATTGCTGACCCTCACTTACACTCCTCCATGTACTTTCTGTTGGCCAACCTCTCCTTCATTGACCTGGGATTTTCTACTATCTTTTCTCCCAAGATGATTTATGACCTTTTCAGAAAGCATAAAGTCATCTCCTTTAGTGGCTGCATCACTCAGATCTTCTTCATCCACATCActggtggggtggaggtggtgctGCTCATTGCCATGGCCTTTGACAGATATGTTGCCATATGTAAGCCTCTCCACTATCTGACCATCATGAGCCCAAGGATGTGTGTCTTCTTTATAGTGGCTGCCTGGATGATTGGCCTTATCCACTCCATGGTTCAACTGGCTTGCGTGGTAAACTTACCCTTCTGCGGCCCAAATGTGTTGGACAGCTTTTACTGTGACCTTCCTCAGTTGATCAAACTTGCCTGCATAGACACGTACCAGCTAGAATTCATGGTCACGGCCAACAGTGGATTCATCTCTGTTGGCTCCTTCTTCATTCTGATCATTTCCTACATTATCATCATTCTCACTGTTCAGAAACAGTCTTCAGTGGGTTCATCCAAGGCTCTGTCCACACTTTCAGCTCACATCACTGTAGTAGTCTTGTTCTTTGGTCCTttgatatttttttatatatggcCATTTTCCTCCACACACCTGGATAAGTTTCTGGCTATATTTGATGCAGTTCTCACTCCTTTCCTGAATCCTGTTATTTACACATTCAGGAATCATGAAATGAGGGTTGCAATGAGGAGAGTATGCAAACAGCTAGTGAATTACAGGAGATCTCTAAAGTGA
- the LOC102189486 gene encoding olfactory receptor 4F3/4F16/4F29-like, producing MNHSMVSEFVFLGLTNSWEIQLLLFMFSSIFYVASMLGNSLIVLTVMMNPHLHSPMYFLLANLSITDLGVSSVISPKMIYDIFRKRKVISFGGCIAQIFFIHIIGGVEMVLLIAMAFDRYVAICKPLHYFTIMSRKMCLLLLVAAWIIGFIHSVVQLGFVVKLPICGPNIIDSFYCDFPRFIKLACTDTFRLESMVTANSGFISLGSFFTLIVSYIFILITVRKHSSGSSSKALSTLSTHVMVVILFFGPCIFVYIWPHSTSHLDKFLVVFDAVLTPFLNSVIYTLRNKEMKLAMRKVCSQFIIYRRIS from the coding sequence ATGAATCACTCCATGGTGTCAGAGTTTGTGTTCCTGGgactcaccaactcctgggagaTTCAACTTCTCCTCTTCATGTTCTCTTCCATCTTCTACGTGGCCAGCATGCTAGGAAACTCCCTCATTGTTCTCACTGTGATGATGAACCCTCACTTACACTCCCCCATGTACTTTCTGTTGGCCAACCTCTCCATCACTGACCTGGGAGTTTCCTCTGTAATTTCTCCCAAAATGATTTATGATATTTTTAGAAAACGTAAAGTCATCTCCTTTGGAGGCTGCATCGCGCAAATCTTCTTCATCCATATCATTGGTGGTGTGGAGATGGTGCTTCTTATAGCCATGGCCTTTGACAGATATGTTGCCATATGTAAGCCTCTCCACTATTTCACTATTATGAGCAGAAAAATGTGTCTTCTGCTTCTTGTTGCTGCATGGATAATTGGTTTTATTCACTCTGTGGTTCAACTGGGTTTTGTTGTAAAATTGCCAATCTGTGGCCCTAATATAATAGACAGCTTTTACTGTGACTTTCCTCGGTTCATCAAGCTTGCCTGCACAGACACCTTCAGGCTGGAGTCCATGGTCACAGCCAACAGTGGATTCATATCCCTGGGATCATTCTTCACGTTGATCGTCTCCTACATTTTTATCCTCATCACTGTTCGGAAACACTCGTCAGGTAGCTCATCTAAGGCCCTCTCCACTTTGTCAACTCATGTCATGGTGGTGATTTTGTTCTTCGGTCCTTGCATCTTTGTCTACATCTGGCCTCACTCCACGTCACACCTAGACAAATTCCTTGTTGTTTTTGATGCAGTTCTCACCCCTTTTTTAAATTCAGTCATCTATACATTGAggaacaaagaaatgaaactggCAATGAGGAAAGTGTGCAGTCAATTTATTATTTACAGAAGGATTTCTTAA